A portion of the Pedobacter cryoconitis genome contains these proteins:
- a CDS encoding HipA domain-containing protein: MPELKLDKELLDKLAEETVNKRIAVTGVQPKLSLDLESIEVGKRLTIVGLWGRYILKPQNAELAQMPEVEDLTMHLAKLFRIRTCEHCLIPTADGRLAYVAKRFDRKDNAKIHMEDFCQLGGFQTEQKYDSSYERCGKLINLYCTNKGLDLFSYFELLVFSFLSGNSDMHMKNFAILYPGNEIVFSPAYDLVNSALVFPKDKDDMAMLLSGKKRNIKLKDFQNLASSLGLSTKIFTRIINKLTGKEVEVFDLIDRSFLSKEYKAQYKKIWLERTARLH, encoded by the coding sequence TTGCCAGAATTAAAACTGGATAAAGAACTGCTGGACAAACTTGCAGAAGAGACCGTAAATAAGCGCATCGCAGTAACAGGCGTTCAGCCCAAGCTTTCTCTCGATCTGGAAAGTATTGAAGTCGGAAAAAGATTAACTATAGTAGGTCTTTGGGGAAGATATATACTGAAACCTCAGAATGCGGAACTTGCCCAAATGCCTGAAGTAGAAGATCTCACCATGCATCTGGCTAAGTTATTCAGGATCCGGACCTGCGAACATTGCCTGATACCGACTGCGGATGGTAGGCTAGCTTATGTGGCCAAAAGATTCGACAGGAAAGATAACGCAAAGATTCATATGGAAGACTTTTGCCAGCTGGGTGGATTTCAAACGGAGCAGAAATATGATAGTTCTTATGAGCGGTGTGGTAAACTAATTAACCTTTATTGCACTAATAAGGGATTGGATCTATTCAGCTATTTTGAACTCCTGGTATTTTCTTTCCTGAGTGGGAACAGTGACATGCACATGAAAAATTTTGCCATCTTGTATCCAGGAAACGAGATTGTATTTTCACCTGCGTATGACTTGGTTAACAGCGCACTGGTATTTCCAAAAGACAAAGACGATATGGCAATGCTACTTAGCGGCAAGAAAAGAAATATTAAACTTAAGGATTTCCAAAATCTTGCAAGTTCACTCGGATTAAGTACAAAAATTTTTACCAGGATCATAAATAAGTTAACAGGTAAGGAGGTTGAAGTTTTTGATTTAATCGACAGGTCTTTTTTATCGAAGGAATACAAAGCTCAGTATAAGAAGATATGGTTGGAGCGGACTGCGAGATTGCATTGA
- a CDS encoding HipA N-terminal domain-containing protein, producing the protein MTNKAKIFYNEALAGSLEKNDDGYSFIYDDVYLKSKDSKPVSQTLPLRPHPYTSRVLFSFFDGLIPEGWLLNIASKHWKIKGTDRFELLITLCRDTIGAVTVLPNEEEDVNG; encoded by the coding sequence ATGACGAATAAAGCAAAGATATTTTATAATGAGGCGCTTGCCGGCTCTCTTGAAAAGAATGATGACGGCTATAGTTTCATCTATGATGACGTTTACTTAAAAAGTAAAGATTCAAAACCTGTAAGTCAAACGTTGCCTCTCCGCCCTCATCCTTATACCAGTCGTGTTCTTTTCTCATTTTTTGACGGATTGATACCGGAAGGATGGTTATTAAATATTGCAAGCAAACACTGGAAAATTAAAGGAACAGACCGTTTTGAATTGTTAATTACCCTTTGCAGAGATACTATAGGCGCAGTGACCGTACTGCCAAATGAAGAGGAGGATGTAAATGGCTAA
- the creD gene encoding cell envelope integrity protein CreD, producing MNYQQEKQNNGFRTWFSESVIVKLCLIGVLTLLLLIPSSLVQNLIVERQARQQEVNNEISDKWSGSQLVEGPILVIPYKTTVNHKDSAGKVTTKEVLTNIYIMPETLNITGKAEPQLLHRGIFDAVVYNSKIRVNGKFSAMELRKSGINPDMVQWDKAKVAIGLSDLKGLKNNPVIKLAGKDYAVEPDFTTLSLFTNNLIIQPDLSAGKNTALDFSFDLDLRGSNELSFLHIGKSTTVKIDGSWGNPKFTGRYLPEQRNVSANAFSATWKMPYFNRPFSQQWINENTTLVNVPAIKENPMQETSVQSPLKDGSFGVQFILPVDQYQKTMRSGKYSILIIMLTFISLFFTELLNKRKVHLLQYVLIGAAMIIYYTLLLSFSERVGFNLAYLIASVATVSLIGSFIAALLKNRKPAMIFVGILTIFYGFVYVIIQLQDVALLFGSVGLFIIVAALMYLSAKIDWNRNPLAETSDPG from the coding sequence ATGAACTATCAACAAGAAAAACAAAACAATGGATTCAGAACTTGGTTCTCGGAATCCGTGATCGTAAAGTTATGTCTTATAGGCGTTTTAACTTTGCTCCTGCTCATTCCTTCGAGCCTGGTTCAGAATTTGATTGTAGAAAGACAGGCCAGACAACAAGAAGTGAACAATGAAATATCAGATAAGTGGTCTGGGAGTCAATTGGTGGAGGGCCCGATTTTAGTCATTCCTTACAAAACCACAGTTAACCACAAGGACAGTGCAGGAAAGGTGACTACAAAAGAAGTGTTAACCAATATCTACATCATGCCCGAGACCTTGAATATTACTGGGAAAGCAGAACCGCAATTGCTGCATCGCGGAATATTTGATGCGGTGGTTTACAATTCAAAGATCAGGGTAAATGGAAAATTCAGTGCGATGGAATTGAGAAAGTCTGGTATTAACCCCGATATGGTTCAATGGGATAAGGCAAAGGTAGCTATTGGGTTAAGCGATCTGAAAGGTTTAAAAAACAATCCGGTTATTAAATTAGCAGGTAAAGATTATGCTGTGGAGCCAGATTTCACTACACTTTCTTTATTTACGAATAACCTGATTATTCAGCCTGATCTGAGTGCGGGTAAAAACACAGCATTGGATTTCAGTTTTGACCTGGATTTAAGAGGCAGTAATGAGCTGAGTTTCCTCCATATTGGAAAGAGCACAACCGTGAAAATTGACGGAAGCTGGGGCAATCCGAAATTTACAGGACGTTATCTTCCTGAACAGCGCAATGTATCGGCTAATGCATTTTCAGCAACCTGGAAAATGCCCTATTTTAACAGACCATTCTCTCAGCAGTGGATTAATGAAAATACAACGCTGGTTAACGTTCCTGCAATTAAAGAAAATCCAATGCAGGAAACTTCGGTACAGTCACCTTTAAAAGATGGCTCTTTTGGTGTCCAGTTCATTCTTCCTGTTGATCAGTATCAAAAGACTATGCGTTCGGGTAAATATTCAATTCTAATCATTATGCTGACTTTCATTTCTCTGTTTTTCACAGAGTTGCTGAACAAAAGAAAGGTACATCTTTTACAATATGTGCTGATTGGTGCAGCAATGATTATTTACTATACGTTATTGCTCTCATTTAGTGAGCGCGTTGGTTTTAATCTTGCTTACCTCATTGCTTCGGTTGCGACGGTTTCGCTGATTGGTAGTTTTATCGCAGCTTTATTGAAGAACAGGAAACCCGCGATGATATTTGTAGGGATCCTGACTATTTTCTACGGATTTGTTTACGTGATCATCCAATTACAGGACGTGGCTTTGTTATTCGGAAGTGTTGGCTTATTTATTATCGTAGCTGCGCTGATGTATTTATCGGCTAAGATAGACTGGAACAGGAATCCTTTGGCAGAAACCTCAGATCCGGGATAA
- a CDS encoding helix-turn-helix domain-containing protein: protein MESIIAFIKESRKKNGLSQEELAFKAGVGLRFLRELERGKTTVQLDKVNNVLNMFGKQVGVIDKEPGHDE, encoded by the coding sequence ATGGAGTCAATTATTGCATTTATTAAAGAATCCAGAAAAAAAAATGGTCTTTCTCAAGAAGAATTGGCTTTTAAGGCTGGTGTTGGGTTACGATTTTTACGTGAACTGGAAAGAGGAAAAACAACCGTTCAGCTTGATAAAGTGAATAATGTATTGAACATGTTTGGCAAACAAGTGGGCGTAATTGATAAAGAGCCGGGTCATGACGAATAA